From a region of the Coprococcus comes ATCC 27758 genome:
- a CDS encoding L7Ae/L30e/S12e/Gadd45 family ribosomal protein: protein MNRALSMISLATKAGKTKSGEFMTEKEVKEGRAHLVIVADDASDNTKKKFQNMCDFYKVPIYFFEDKDTLGHAMGKEFRASLAVTDAGFAKGIRKHLDMEEG from the coding sequence ATGAATAGAGCATTATCGATGATCAGTCTGGCGACCAAAGCCGGCAAGACAAAGAGCGGGGAATTCATGACAGAAAAAGAAGTCAAGGAAGGACGCGCGCATCTGGTGATTGTGGCAGACGACGCATCGGACAATACAAAAAAGAAATTTCAGAACATGTGTGATTTTTATAAAGTGCCAATATACTTTTTTGAAGATAAAGATACCCTGGGCCATGCGATGGGAAAAGAGTTCCGCGCTTCGCTTGCAGTAACAGATGCAGGGTTTGCAAAAGGAATCAGAAAACATCTGGATATGGAAGAAGGATAA